In Thalassospira sp. ER-Se-21-Dark, one genomic interval encodes:
- the oppB gene encoding oligopeptide ABC transporter permease OppB codes for MLSYAIRRLLIAIPTLFIVITVAFFMMRIAPGGPFDQERALPPEIEKNIKAAYDLDKPLVEQYAIYIGKLFQGDFGPSIKIRDFSVAELIMAGAPASMQLGLSAIAIALVFGVAFGTYAAIRQNSAVDFVVMGVAMIGIAIPNFVMAPLLSLVFGLYLSILPTAGWGDGELEYKILPIIALALPQIAYIARLTRGSMVEVLHSNYIRTARAKGLRETLVVNRHAIKGALLPVVSYLGPATAAVMTGSVVIESIFGVPGIGTYFIKAALNRDYPLVMGVVIVYAVMIILLNFLVDMIYGLLDPKLKSR; via the coding sequence ATGTTATCTTACGCCATTCGGCGCCTGCTGATTGCGATCCCGACATTGTTCATCGTGATCACAGTCGCCTTCTTCATGATGCGTATCGCACCGGGCGGCCCGTTCGACCAGGAACGCGCATTGCCGCCGGAAATCGAAAAGAACATCAAGGCTGCCTATGACCTTGATAAGCCGCTGGTCGAACAATACGCGATCTATATCGGCAAGCTTTTCCAGGGCGATTTCGGACCATCAATTAAAATTCGCGACTTTTCGGTTGCCGAACTGATCATGGCAGGTGCCCCTGCCTCGATGCAGTTGGGCCTGAGTGCTATTGCCATTGCGCTTGTGTTTGGCGTCGCGTTTGGCACCTATGCCGCCATTCGACAAAACAGCGCCGTTGATTTCGTTGTCATGGGTGTTGCGATGATTGGCATCGCCATTCCGAACTTTGTCATGGCGCCGTTATTGTCGCTGGTATTCGGGCTTTATCTGTCGATCCTGCCGACCGCTGGCTGGGGGGATGGGGAACTTGAATATAAAATCCTTCCGATCATCGCACTCGCCCTGCCCCAGATTGCCTATATCGCACGTCTGACCCGCGGATCGATGGTCGAAGTTCTGCATTCGAATTACATCCGAACCGCCCGCGCCAAGGGCCTTCGCGAGACGCTTGTCGTCAATCGCCACGCCATCAAGGGCGCGCTGTTACCGGTTGTTTCCTATCTTGGTCCGGCAACGGCGGCCGTCATGACCGGCTCGGTCGTGATCGAAAGCATCTTTGGCGTGCCCGGTATCGGGACCTATTTCATCAAGGCGGCGCTGAACCGCGACTATCCGCTCGTGATGGGGGTGGTGATTGTCTATGCGGTGATGATCATCCTGCTGAACTTCCTGGTCGATATGATTTACGGCCTTCTTGATCCCAAACTGAAGTCACGCTGA
- the oppC gene encoding oligopeptide ABC transporter permease OppC: protein MMNKSEKTALLQSAGAAEEIEGRSLWRDARIRLFRNKAAVASMIILGIITLLAIFAPLLSPYAYDQIDWGYIQEGPNWENGHIFGTDGNGRDLFIRVLYGARVSLAVGLLATTVSLIIGVTYGAVAGYFGGKIDSIMMRFVDVLYSLPFMFFVIMLMVVFGRNIFLIFVALGAVEWLTMARIVRGQTLSLRRREFIEAAHATGVSNFKIIFRHIIPNVLGPVIVYMTLTIPQVILTESFLSFLGLGVQEPLTSWGVLISEGAKVIEASTWMLIYPAVFLALTLFCFNFIGDGLRDALDPKDR from the coding sequence ATGATGAATAAATCTGAAAAAACAGCTCTGCTGCAATCAGCCGGCGCGGCCGAAGAAATCGAAGGTCGCAGCCTTTGGCGCGATGCCCGTATCCGGTTGTTCCGCAACAAGGCGGCTGTCGCCTCCATGATCATTCTGGGCATTATTACGTTACTTGCGATCTTTGCCCCGCTTCTCAGCCCCTATGCCTATGACCAGATCGACTGGGGCTATATCCAGGAAGGTCCGAACTGGGAAAACGGCCATATCTTTGGCACCGATGGCAATGGACGCGATCTGTTTATCCGGGTGCTTTATGGCGCGCGTGTATCACTTGCGGTCGGGCTTCTGGCAACCACGGTTTCGCTGATCATCGGCGTTACGTACGGCGCGGTTGCCGGATATTTCGGCGGCAAGATCGACAGCATCATGATGCGATTTGTCGATGTACTTTATTCCCTGCCCTTCATGTTCTTTGTCATCATGTTGATGGTGGTATTTGGCCGAAACATCTTCCTAATCTTTGTCGCCCTTGGCGCGGTTGAATGGTTGACCATGGCACGTATTGTCCGCGGTCAGACATTGTCGTTACGTCGGCGCGAATTTATCGAAGCCGCCCACGCAACCGGTGTTTCGAACTTCAAGATCATTTTCCGCCACATCATTCCCAACGTGCTGGGCCCGGTCATTGTCTATATGACGCTGACCATCCCGCAGGTGATTCTGACCGAAAGCTTCCTGTCCTTCCTTGGACTGGGCGTACAGGAGCCGCTGACAAGTTGGGGCGTTCTGATTTCCGAAGGGGCCAAGGTGATCGAGGCATCGACATGGATGCTGATCTATCCGGCTGTGTTCCTGGCGCTCACCCTGTTCTGTTTTAACTTCATCGGTGACGGTCTGCGCGATGCGCTTGATCCGAAAGACAGGTAA
- a CDS encoding oligopeptide/dipeptide ABC transporter ATP-binding protein gives MTTNHILTVENLTTRFQTPDGEVEAVNNVNFHIDPGETLGVVGESGSGKTQIFLSLMGLLAKNGASTGSVRYKDKEILNLQPRELNKIRGVSMSMIFQDPMTSLNPFLKISRQMTEVLVEHRGMSEGDALARAITMLDRVGIPGAAQRVHMYPHEFSGGMRQRVMIAMALLCDPEVLIADEPTTALDVTVQAQILDLLRDLQTDFNTATVMITHDLGVVAGLCDRVMVMYGGRVVETGSVRDIYYDSHHPYTEGLLKSMPRIDRADEESLFAIPGQPPNLQNLPKGCAYQERCEYVFDRCCAERPLLREFGNGRASACFREDDK, from the coding sequence ATGACCACAAATCATATTCTGACTGTCGAAAACCTGACCACGCGCTTTCAGACCCCTGATGGCGAGGTCGAGGCCGTCAATAACGTCAATTTCCACATCGATCCGGGCGAAACGCTTGGTGTTGTCGGGGAATCCGGATCCGGCAAGACACAAATTTTCCTGTCACTGATGGGATTACTTGCCAAAAACGGTGCATCCACCGGGTCGGTCCGATACAAGGACAAGGAAATCCTCAATTTGCAGCCCCGCGAATTGAACAAAATTCGCGGGGTGTCGATGTCGATGATCTTTCAGGATCCGATGACATCACTGAACCCGTTTCTGAAAATCTCCCGGCAGATGACGGAAGTTCTGGTCGAACATCGCGGCATGTCCGAAGGCGACGCTTTGGCGCGCGCAATCACCATGCTTGATCGTGTCGGAATTCCCGGTGCGGCCCAGCGCGTTCACATGTATCCGCATGAGTTTTCCGGTGGCATGCGCCAGCGCGTCATGATCGCCATGGCGCTGTTATGTGATCCGGAAGTTCTGATTGCCGATGAACCGACCACCGCCCTTGATGTAACGGTACAGGCACAGATCCTTGATCTGTTGCGCGATCTGCAAACCGACTTCAACACAGCCACCGTCATGATCACCCATGATCTGGGCGTGGTGGCGGGTCTTTGTGACCGGGTGATGGTGATGTATGGCGGGCGTGTTGTCGAAACCGGATCGGTCCGCGACATCTATTACGACAGTCATCATCCCTATACCGAAGGCCTTTTGAAATCGATGCCAAGGATTGATCGCGCCGATGAAGAAAGTCTGTTTGCCATTCCCGGCCAGCCGCCCAACTTGCAGAACCTTCCAAAAGGCTGCGCCTATCAGGAACGTTGCGAATATGTGTTTGATCGATGCTGTGCGGAACGCCCGCTTTTGAGGGAATTTGGCAATGGCCGGGCCAGCGCCTGTTTCCGGGAGGATGACAAATGA
- a CDS encoding dipeptide ABC transporter ATP-binding protein, producing the protein MSVMNKSAKKDASPILSVRDLKVHFPIPSKGLFAPDRQLKAVDGVNFDLYPGETLGVVGESGCGKSTLGRAILQLIPPTDGQVAWLGKNIVGAPHRDMQPLRRDLQIIFQDPLASLNPRMTIGEIIAEPLVTHKPELGKEEIKARVKRMMARVGLLPQMINRYPHEFSGGQCQRIGIARAMILEPKLIVCDEPVSALDVSIQAQIVNLLQELQREFDLSLIFISHDLSIVRHICHRIMVLYLGNVAELADRDSIYAAPRHPYTKALISAVPIPDPEIERNKERIVLTGDLPSPLSPPSGCVFRTRCPFAKDKCAQEPPVLERVSDSQEVACHFHDSI; encoded by the coding sequence ATGAGCGTGATGAACAAATCCGCTAAAAAAGACGCTTCACCGATACTGTCGGTCCGCGATCTCAAGGTTCATTTCCCGATCCCGTCCAAGGGCCTGTTTGCCCCTGACCGACAGCTCAAGGCAGTGGATGGCGTCAATTTCGATCTTTATCCCGGCGAAACACTTGGTGTTGTCGGGGAGTCCGGCTGTGGCAAATCCACGCTTGGCCGTGCGATCCTGCAATTGATCCCGCCAACCGATGGTCAGGTTGCCTGGCTTGGCAAGAACATTGTCGGAGCACCACATCGTGACATGCAGCCATTGCGCCGGGACCTGCAGATCATTTTTCAGGATCCGTTGGCCAGCCTGAACCCGCGCATGACGATTGGCGAAATCATTGCCGAACCGCTGGTCACCCATAAGCCGGAACTCGGCAAGGAAGAAATCAAGGCACGGGTCAAACGCATGATGGCGCGCGTTGGCCTGTTGCCGCAAATGATCAACCGGTATCCGCATGAGTTTTCCGGTGGTCAGTGCCAGCGCATCGGCATTGCGCGCGCAATGATCCTGGAGCCCAAACTGATTGTCTGTGACGAGCCGGTCTCAGCGCTTGATGTTTCCATTCAGGCCCAGATCGTCAATCTGTTGCAGGAATTGCAGCGGGAATTTGACTTGTCACTGATTTTCATCAGCCATGACCTGTCGATTGTCCGCCACATCTGTCACCGCATCATGGTGCTGTATCTGGGTAATGTAGCCGAACTTGCGGACCGTGACAGCATCTATGCCGCACCACGGCACCCCTATACCAAGGCCCTGATTTCCGCCGTTCCAATCCCCGATCCCGAAATCGAACGCAACAAGGAACGCATTGTTCTGACGGGTGACCTGCCAAGCCCGCTGTCACCGCCATCAGGATGCGTGTTCCGAACCCGCTGCCCGTTTGCCAAGGATAAATGTGCGCAGGAGCCACCGGTACTGGAACGCGTTTCAGACAGTCAGGAAGTCGCCTGTCACTTCCATGACAGCATCTAG